A genomic window from Melopsittacus undulatus isolate bMelUnd1 chromosome 7, bMelUnd1.mat.Z, whole genome shotgun sequence includes:
- the QDPR gene encoding dihydropteridine reductase — protein sequence MAVAGRVLVYGGRGALGSQCVRYLKSRDWWVASIDLAENEDASASVVVRVSDSFPEHAEQVTTEVGKLLGEEKVDAILCVAGGWAGGSAKAKSLYKNCDLMWKQSVWTSTISSHLATKHLKEGGLLTLTGAQAALSGTPGMIAYGMAKGAVHQLCQSLAGPNSGLPSGSAAVAILPVTLDTPANRKSMPDADFSSWTPLEFIAETFYDWITGKNRPNSGSLIQVVTTGGKTELVAAAHL from the exons ATGGCTGTGGCGGGCAGGGTGCTGGTGTACGGCGGCAGAGGCGCGCTGGGGTCCCAGTGCGTGCGGTACCTCAAGTCCAGGGACTGG TGGGTGGCCAGCATCGACCTGGCGGAGAACGAGGACGCCAGCGCCAGCGTGGTGGTGAGGGTGAGCGACTCCTTCCCCGAGCATGCTGAGCAG GTGACGACAGAGGTTGGAAAACTGCTTGGTGAAGAAAAGGTGGATGCAATCTTGTGTGTAGCAGGAGGATGGGCTGGAGGCAGCGCCAAAGCTAAGT CTTTATACAAAAACTGTGATCTGATGTGGAAGCAGAGTGTTTGGACATCGACTATTTCCAGCCACCTAGCCACAAAACATCTGAAAGAAGGTGGCCTCTTGACTTTGACAGGAGCTCAAGCTGCTTTGTCTGGAACCCCAG GGATGATCGCCTATGGCATGGCCAAAGGAGCAGTGCATCAGCTGTGTCAGAGTTTAGCAGGTCCCAATAGTGGCCTGCCGTCTGGGTCTGCTGCTGTTGCCATTTTACC AGTTACCTTAGATACACCAGCAAACAGGAAATCAATGCCTGACGCAGATTTCAGCTCCTGGACACCTTTAGAATTCATTGCTGA aacCTTTTATGACTGGATAACAGGAAAGAATCGACCAAACTCAGGAAGCCTAATCCAGGTGGTGACTACAGGAGGGAAGACTGAACTAGTTGCAGCAGCACATCTTTGA
- the CLRN2 gene encoding clarin-2: protein MPGCFKKTLFALASLVSFVSFILIVVAMGTPKWMTGKILCKTAADLVNATDPELVKFIGEIYYGLFQGGKIRQCGLGGRRSQFTIFPHMVKKLNTGLHVIIIMFLCVAISFSLVSFGFCILNAIKVPYRAIKGPAGVCLWNFIAGGFLVLAVTSFMAAVKLHHLTERIASFRENVFQFVVLEERFEDSFWLCVASATAHGVNLLLIAISGIQFPKIKTKTEEANVTPEDIMY, encoded by the exons ATGCCTGGCTGCTTTAAAAAGACTTTATTTGCCTTGGCTTCTCTAGTAAGTTTTGTGTCTTTTATCCTGATTGTTGTTGCAATGGGGACCCCAAAGTGGATGACTGGGAAGATCCTTTGCAAAACAGCAGCTGATTTGGTCAATGCCACAGATCCAGAGCTGGTCAAGTTCATTGGAGAAATTTACTATGGACTCTTCCAGGGCGGCAAAATTCGGCAGTGTGGGTTGGGTGGGCGGCGCTCCCAGTTCACAA TTTTCCCACACATGGTGAAAAAGCTGAATACAGGCCTGCACGTGATTATTATAATGTTCCTCTGTGTggccatttccttttctctggtcAGTTTTGGATTCTGCATTCTTAACGCAATAAAAGTTCCTTACCGAGCTATTAAAGGTCCAGCAGGAGTTTGCCTTTGGAACTTCATTGCAG GTGGATTTCTAGTACTTGCAGTCACCAGCTTTATGGCTGCTGTGAAACTTCATCACCTCACAGAAAGAATCGCCAGTTTTCGGGAAAATGTCTTTCAATTTGTCGTCTTAGAAGAAAGGTTTGAAGACTCTTTTTGGCTTTGTGTGGCAAGTGCCACAGCACATGGTGTGAATTTGTTGCTAATAGCCATTAGTGGGATTCAGTTCCCTAAAATTAAGACTAAAACAGAAGAAGCAAATGTTACACCAGAAGATATCATGTACTAA